In Ruminiclostridium josui JCM 17888, the genomic window ATTTATTAACCAAAGACTAACGGAAGATTTGACAGTTTTTACCTTGGCAGAACAGTTTCATGTAGCAAGAAATTATTTTTCAAGACTTTTCAAAAAGGAAATGGGAGAGGGCTGCAACGAATATATTACTCGTAAGCGTATTGAAAAAGCAAAACACTTACTGACTGTTTCCAGACTTAAAACCTATGAAGTAGCGCAACAGGTAGGCTATCATGACACAAATTATTTTTCTCTGGCATTTAAAAAGAATACAGGAATGTCCCCTACAGAGTTTAGGGACAGGCAGAACAACCCTGAGATTTAGTACCTTATACATTACAATACATAACACATAAATGGAGATTGACTATGCAGAAAACAAGATTGGGACGTACAGATTTAATGGTAACTAGGAGTAGTTTTGGTGCACTTCCTATACAGAGAATTTCATTTGATGACGCAAAAAAAATTCTTTTAAAGGCTTATAACAGCGGTATTAATTTTTATGATACTGCTCGTATGTATACAGATAGTGAGGAAAAGCTGGGATATGCTTTTTCTGATATAAGAAAGGACATAATAATTGCAACCAAAAGCGTTGCAACTGACAAGAAGACATTACTTGAGCATTTGGAAACCAGCTTAAGAAATTTGAAAACAGATTATGTTGATATACTTCAGCTTCATAATCCCGATGTCTTGCCTGACCCGGATGATCCTGAAAGTTCATACGCAGGCTTGATGGAAGCTAAGAAGAAGGGAATAGTGAGGTTTGCAGGAATTACAAATCACAGAATAAAAACTGCTGTAGAGGCAGTGGAATCTGGTCTGTATGATACAATGCAGTTTCCCTTAAATTCTCTTTCCTCAGATATGGACCTTGAAATTATTGGGTTGTGCAGAAAAAAGGATGTTGGTTTAATAGCCATGAAAGCCATGTCAGGTGGGTTAATTACAAATGCAGCGTCCACTTTTGCTTTTTTAAGACAGTTTGATAATGTTGTTCCAATTTGGGGCATACAAAGAGAAACTGAACTTGATGAATTTCTTGAATTAGAAAATAACCCTCCTGTTCTGAATGATGAATTATGGGAGGTTATAAAGAGAGACCGCACAGAACTAGCAGGAAATTTCTGCAGGGGCTGCGGTTACTGTATGCCTTGTCCTGCAGAAATTGAGATTCCTACTCAGGCACGTATATCCCTGCTTTTACGAAGAGCACCGTATGAGCAGTATTTGAGTGATGAGTTTAAAGAAAAAATGGAACTTATAAATAAGTGTATTGAATGTGGCAGTTGCAAGAATCACTGTCCATATGGTATTGATACTCCAAATCTTCTTAAAGCACAGCTTCAGGATTATAATGAGTTTTATGCTACACATAAATAAGAATAAACATTACATTCGCAGTAAACATTATTATAAAAAAGGAGATGTAACTATGGCTGTTAACACTCGAATTTTTCACTGTGATGAATACTTTCGACTCTCAAGGGAAGAAAAAAAGGAATTTGAAAGTATTATCAAAAAGGAGTTAGAGGAAAACCCAATAAAACATCTGGATACAGAATGGGGTCGTTTTGAAAATCTTCCTGAAATGACAGAGGAAGAAATTGATAAGTTGGCAGAAGATGTTTTATCTGAAATGACTTTGGAGCAAAAAGTTTACCAGATGTCATGTGACAATGATGCACGATATGCTCCTTTAAATCCTCCAAGATATAATTTTATTCCTTACTACGCTGGTGAAGACTTGGAATTGAACATACCAGCCGTTAAATTTACAGACGGACCTACAGGTATTGTTATGGGCTACAACGCTACGGCTTTTCCAGTATCAATAGCTCGTGGTTCAACCTGGGATACAGAACTTGAGGAGCGTGTGGGAAATGTAATAGGTATAGAAGGTCGTTCTGGAGGAGCAAACTTTTTTGCAGGAGTATGTATAAACCTCCTTCGGCATCCTGCATGGGGACGTGCTCAGGAAACATATGGTGAAGATACTGTTCTTTTAGGCAAAATGGGTGCGGCATTAACAAAGGGCGTTCAAAAGCATATGATGGCATGTATAAAGCACTATGCTGCCAACAGTATGGAAAATGCACGTTTTAAAGTCAACGTTGAAATGGATGAAAGAACTTTACGTGAAATATATCTTCCACATTTCAAAAAATGTGTAGATGCGGGCGCGGCAGCAATTATGAGTTCATATAACCGCGTTAGAGGCGAGTGGTGTGGTCACCATGATTACTTACTGAATCAGATTTTAAATGGAGAATGGGGTTTCAAAGGATTTGTAATGTCCGACTTTATATGGGGCGTTAGAGATACTGTAGACGCAGCAAACGGCGGACAATGCATGGAGATGTATGCAACTCAGTTCTTTGGAAAAAGGCTCGTTGAAGCTGTCAAAGATGGCAAAGTAGATGAAAGTAAAATAGATGCAGCAGTAAAGAGAATATTAAGACAGAAAATCAGATTCTCCTTTGTTGGAGACAAGTCACAATATTCTCCTGAGAAAATGGGCAGCAAGGAACATGCCCAGTTGGCTCGAGAGGTTTCTGAAAAATCAACTGTACTTCTTAAAAACGAAGGTATACTTCCCCTTGATAAAGATAAAATTAAGAAAATTACGGTTGTCGGAAGGCTGGCAGTTGAGCCTAATACAGGGGATTTAAAGGGAAGCAGTGCAGTATTTCCTCCTTATGTCATAACACCGCTTCAGGGTATTATAAATGAGGCAGGAAGCGGAATAGAAATAAAGTATGTAGATGGAAGAATACCACATCAGGCTCAAGAATTATCAAAGGATGCAGATGCCGTTGTAATTGTAGCAGGATTAACCTCTCTTGATGAGGGAGAATTTATTACAAACGGCGGTGATGTGGGAGGCGACAGGAGATACCTGGGTTTGCATGCCGAAGATGAGGATATTATTGAGACTGTATCAAAGGTAAACAAAAATGTAATTGTTGTATTGCAGGGTGGAAGTACTATTATAGTTGAACCATGGAAGAATTTCGCTAAGGCCATTCTTATCCAATGGTATCCCGGTATGGAAGGCGGAACTGCACTGGCAAATATACTTTTCGGAAAAGTAAATCCTTCTGCCAAGCTGCCTGTTACAGTACCTGCAACTCCGCAACAATTGCCTTACTACGATATTGACGTAACTTCTATTGTATATGACTATTATCATGGTTATTTTCTTGCAGATAAGAATAAGTACCCTGTTTCATATCCCTTTGGATTTGGACTTAGTTATACAACTTATAGCTACGACAATCCAAAAGTATCAAAGAACGGTGACACAATTTCTGTTTCAGTTGATGTATTTAATACTGGAAAAATGTCCGGAGATGAAGTTGTGCAATTATATATAGGTTACAAAGACTCAAAGGTTGAACGTCACATAAAAGACCTCAAAGGTTTTACCAAAATACATCTGGAGCCTGGAGAGAAAAAGACTGCGGTAATTGATATAAATAAAGAGGACCTTGCATACTATTGTCCTGAATCAAAGCAGTGGGTGGTTGAGGATATAGGGTATGTTGCATTAATAGGTGCATCTTCTGCTTGCAAGGATTTACTTAAAGTTGATTTTGATTTGAAATAAAATGAAAAAGATATATTTTTTTGAAACACAAATAGGGCCAATAGGCATTGCAGAGGAAGGGAGCAGAATAACCAACGTATTTTTTGAAACAGATTTTAATGTGGATACTGTTTCAGAGAGAGAGAAGATTCTGCAGCAATCAGGGTATTATGTTAAAGAAACAGCACTTTTGATAGAAGCGGGTAAGCAGCTAGGTGAATATCTGAAAGGTAAAAGGATAGCCTTTGAATTGCCGCTGGCTCCTATAGGAACAGATTTTATGAAAACTGTTTGGAATTGTCTAAATAAAATACCATATGGGGAGACAAGAAGCTATAAACAGATAGCAGAAGCCGTAGGAAACCCAAAGGCATGCCGAGCAGTAGGAATGGCTAACAATAAAAACCCAATCCCAATATTTATACCATGTCATCGTGTAGTTGGAGCAAAGGGAGCTTTGACAGGATATAGAGGCGGCTTAGAAATAAAGCAAAAGCTTCTTGAAATAGAAAAATTAAAAATTTGAATTTAATCACATAAACTAGGTAAACCTATTTAATAATTAATATTAAATATTAAAAGAGGGGATACTTATTATGGGAAGATTCGAAGGTGCTGAAAAAGTTGGGATTAGGGATAAGGAGACCAGAAAGCTTCTTGCTGTATATCCCTATAAAATTGACGGTACAGATGAAGAAATTGAGAAAACCGTTAAAGACTGGTATTACAAGCAAAGCTGCATATCAGAAGAATTTCTTTTAAGGTCCTATGTTGATGAGCTTACAGAACATGAATTAAAATCACATAAAAATGATGATACAAAAAAAGTATATTAAAGTATATTAACGAAAAGGGTAAATCCATTATAAGAGTGGATTTACCCTTTTTGTTTTACTTGTGCTTAGACAAAATGAGAACTCATACGTAATATATAATATTAATTTTGATATAAATCCCTATAAATTATATGAAGGTCAAGGTACTAAACATGGAAAAAATAATCAAAGTAAGTAATCTGGTAAAAAACTACGGAGCTGTTGAAGCAGTAAAGAATATATCTTTTGAGGTTGAAAAAGGAAGTTTGTTTGCTTTTTTAGGTACGAATGGAGCAGGTAAATCCACTACAATAGATATATTATCTACACTAATAACAAAGAATTCCGGCAGTGTTGTTATTAATGGGTGGGAACTGGGAAAAGATGATAAAAAAATCCGAGAGGATATTGGGATTGTATTCCAAAATAGCGTTTTAGATAATCTACTTACAGTAAGAGAGAATCTGTCTATAAGGGGTTCATTTTACGGACTGAGAGGCTCTGCATTAAAGAAGTTGCAGGTAGACTCCGTAAATCAGCAAACAAATGGAGTGCTTAATGGGGACAAGCTGTCATATCTTATAAATAGCTGGATTTTAGGAGGATTGTTGTCAATTACTACATTGACAAGTACATTAGGGGCATTAGGAGCAATGGTAAATGATCGGTATAACAGAATTATCATGGATTTTAAAAGTTCTCCCATTTCAGCGATGATATATCCTATTTCATGTGTAATAACGTCTTTTATAGTGGGAACTATCATAAGTGTTATATCTTTTGTGGTTTATGGAGGGTACATTTATTTTAGTACAGGATATTTCTTCAGTATTGGAATGATTTTAAAATGTCTTGGACTGATTTGCCTGTCTGCTATGATGAGTGCTGCATTAATGGGTTTTATGGTGTCATTCTTTTCAACAATCAGTGCTTATTCATCCGCTAGTCTTATAGTAGGAACAACAATAGGATTTTTAAATGGGCTTTATGTACCTATGGGAGCATTGCCCGAAACTATTCAAAGTGTAATAAAATGTTTGCCTTTTGGACATGTCGCTTCACTCTTCAGACGTGTACTTATGCAAGAGTCACTTGATTTGTGTTTTAAAAATGCTCCTATATCGGTACGTGATAGTTACACCCGTGATTTTGGGGTGATTCTGGACTGGAATGGAAGCGAAATCAGTTCATACACTTCAATAGCATTTACTTTAGGAGTATTACTGATTTCATTATTACTGTTTTTTATAAATTTCAGACGCAAAAAACAAGAAATATAGTCTTGGGATTGGAAATCAAGTACAGTGAGAGAGCAGAGTTTATTGAAGTTGCGGTGGTTGTTGCAAAACAGAAAGTTTTGATTTAATACCTGTACTTCCGTATAAATTGTATCAATGATTGCTTTCGTTGATGCAATTTATACTTACGTAGGGCTAGAAAAGATAAAAATTAAGTTATGCGACCTTTCCAAAAAACATTAATAAATGTATTTTATTCAGCTGCTAGCTGTTTTGAATTTCATCTTTAAGAAGAATTTTTACAATGTCTATAATCTCCTTATCAATTACATGATAGCAGATTTCAAGCCCTTTTCGCTCTCCATCGATTATACCTGCCGACTTGAGCTTCGCAAGATGCTGTGATACCGTAGACTGGGGGAGGCCAAGACATTCCTGTATCTTGGTTACGTTACAACCCCCTTCTAATAATCCTTTTACAATGCACAGTCGTTGAGGATGAGCCAGTGCCTTTATTTTATCAGCTTTCTTTTCATAAATTTTTAAATCTATCAAAATCGTAATCTCCTTTTTAAACATTCTCTTAGCACGAATTTACTTATATACCATTTATAGCCTCTTAACTGCAGCTATGCTCATATATCATTACATTGAGATAATACGATATAAGTTTATCTTCTGTCAATAAATTATAAGAATATAAAAGTATATTACAGGTAAAATAACTATATATAATTTTAAAAATAGGTATAAGGAGCGCATTTTATGAGCAGCAATAAAAAAAATAAGAAAAGCAATAAGCAGAATGAAGACGGTGCTTTCCACTCAAAAAATATAAAACATGATCCTCAAGCGGAAAGTGCCAGAGCAAAATTCGGTAAGGATACTCCTGCATCGGAGTAATGATTATTAGATAGTATGAGATTTTAAAAAGATGCTGTTGCAAAACAGAAATACTTACTGCTTTAACACTAGTACTTCCGTATAAAATTATATCAATGATTGCTTCCAAGATATTTGCATGAGTTTCTAGCGGCTCAATATAAGATATTTTACCGTCGCGCACATTCAT contains:
- a CDS encoding aldo/keto reductase, giving the protein MQKTRLGRTDLMVTRSSFGALPIQRISFDDAKKILLKAYNSGINFYDTARMYTDSEEKLGYAFSDIRKDIIIATKSVATDKKTLLEHLETSLRNLKTDYVDILQLHNPDVLPDPDDPESSYAGLMEAKKKGIVRFAGITNHRIKTAVEAVESGLYDTMQFPLNSLSSDMDLEIIGLCRKKDVGLIAMKAMSGGLITNAASTFAFLRQFDNVVPIWGIQRETELDEFLELENNPPVLNDELWEVIKRDRTELAGNFCRGCGYCMPCPAEIEIPTQARISLLLRRAPYEQYLSDEFKEKMELINKCIECGSCKNHCPYGIDTPNLLKAQLQDYNEFYATHK
- a CDS encoding beta-glucosidase family protein produces the protein MAVNTRIFHCDEYFRLSREEKKEFESIIKKELEENPIKHLDTEWGRFENLPEMTEEEIDKLAEDVLSEMTLEQKVYQMSCDNDARYAPLNPPRYNFIPYYAGEDLELNIPAVKFTDGPTGIVMGYNATAFPVSIARGSTWDTELEERVGNVIGIEGRSGGANFFAGVCINLLRHPAWGRAQETYGEDTVLLGKMGAALTKGVQKHMMACIKHYAANSMENARFKVNVEMDERTLREIYLPHFKKCVDAGAAAIMSSYNRVRGEWCGHHDYLLNQILNGEWGFKGFVMSDFIWGVRDTVDAANGGQCMEMYATQFFGKRLVEAVKDGKVDESKIDAAVKRILRQKIRFSFVGDKSQYSPEKMGSKEHAQLAREVSEKSTVLLKNEGILPLDKDKIKKITVVGRLAVEPNTGDLKGSSAVFPPYVITPLQGIINEAGSGIEIKYVDGRIPHQAQELSKDADAVVIVAGLTSLDEGEFITNGGDVGGDRRYLGLHAEDEDIIETVSKVNKNVIVVLQGGSTIIVEPWKNFAKAILIQWYPGMEGGTALANILFGKVNPSAKLPVTVPATPQQLPYYDIDVTSIVYDYYHGYFLADKNKYPVSYPFGFGLSYTTYSYDNPKVSKNGDTISVSVDVFNTGKMSGDEVVQLYIGYKDSKVERHIKDLKGFTKIHLEPGEKKTAVIDINKEDLAYYCPESKQWVVEDIGYVALIGASSACKDLLKVDFDLK
- a CDS encoding methylated-DNA--[protein]-cysteine S-methyltransferase produces the protein MKKIYFFETQIGPIGIAEEGSRITNVFFETDFNVDTVSEREKILQQSGYYVKETALLIEAGKQLGEYLKGKRIAFELPLAPIGTDFMKTVWNCLNKIPYGETRSYKQIAEAVGNPKACRAVGMANNKNPIPIFIPCHRVVGAKGALTGYRGGLEIKQKLLEIEKLKI
- a CDS encoding ATP-binding cassette domain-containing protein, with the translated sequence MEKIIKVSNLVKNYGAVEAVKNISFEVEKGSLFAFLGTNGAGKSTTIDILSTLITKNSGSVVINGWELGKDDKKIREDIGIVFQNSVLDNLLTVRENLSIRGSFYGLRGSALKKLQVDSVNQQTNGVLNGDKLSYLINSWILGGLLSITTLTSTLGALGAMVNDRYNRIIMDFKSSPISAMIYPISCVITSFIVGTIISVISFVVYGGYIYFSTGYFFSIGMILKCLGLICLSAMMSAALMGFMVSFFSTISAYSSASLIVGTTIGFLNGLYVPMGALPETIQSVIKCLPFGHVASLFRRVLMQESLDLCFKNAPISVRDSYTRDFGVILDWNGSEISSYTSIAFTLGVLLISLLLFFINFRRKKQEI
- a CDS encoding ArsR/SmtB family transcription factor translates to MIDLKIYEKKADKIKALAHPQRLCIVKGLLEGGCNVTKIQECLGLPQSTVSQHLAKLKSAGIIDGERKGLEICYHVIDKEIIDIVKILLKDEIQNS
- a CDS encoding CPC_1213 family protein, which encodes MSSNKKNKKSNKQNEDGAFHSKNIKHDPQAESARAKFGKDTPASE